From the genome of Gemmatimonadaceae bacterium:
TTGCCCGACGACCACGTATCCACGGACGCCGAGATGCGCCGTTGGTGGTGCGTCGTCGCGATGAGCGCTACCTGGATGCGAGAGGGCCGGGTCGTCTCCCCTGGTCCGCGCCAGTAGGCTCGGAGCCACGTGGCGCCCAGCTGCAGTCCCGTTTCCGGGGCGGATCCGATGACGGGGAGGAACACGTCATGGCGCGAGGGGGCCGACCCCTGTGCGACGAGGATGCGCAAGGGGAGGCACGAGATCACGATCACGATGCCGACGGCGGCGCGCATACTGTTCTCCGGGTGGAGGTCGCCCGAAGGTGCGCCGATTGGGGCCAGCCGCCCCATACGTCAGCCGACGTAGGAGCGGCAGTCCGTCGCAGAGGAAGCGCATCGCCGGACGCGCATCCGCGACGCCTGCCGCTCCAGTGCACGCGGCGGCGCCTCGCCGCGCGCGTCATTGTCCGTAGAGCTATTTCCGGAGCGTCACTCCCGTCAGCATTCCAAGCCCGCCAAGCGTGCTCTGGGCGGCGTTCAGCCCCAGCCGGAAGTCTTTGTCGCTATACGTGGCGAACAGGTCGGTGGGCTGGTGCCAGTGAGGGTTCCACCCATTGCCGGTGTGCGCACCGCGCTCGTTCTCGCGCAGGGAGATGGACGCGACGATGTCCTGGAACGGCGCCGAATCGGTGTTGGTCATGTGCGGACCGACGGTCGCCGGGTAGTCCGTGGCGTAGCGCTCACTGGCGGTGTGCACGGCCCACGCCAGCGACTGTGAGGCCGCCGCCATTTTCGAGTTCGACTGGAACTCGATGTTCACGTCGGCCTCCGGCCGCTGCTCGGGCGCGAGGGTGCCGTCTGCGCGCGGCATCCCGTGGTCGAACATCATCATGTCGTGCTGGATCATGCCGAGCCAGCGCGGCTCCGGATACCTGCCGGATCCCGCCGGGTTCTCCTTTCCCTGCAGGGCCTGCCGCTGTTCCACGTAGGCGCGCGCGCCGTTGAGGCCGGTCTCCTCGTTGTTCCAGAGCACGAAACGGATCGAACGTTCCGTCTGTACGTCAGGGCTGCTGAAGATGCGCGCCAGCTCCATCACGATCGCCGTGCCCGAGCCATCGTCATTGGCGGCCTCACCCCAACCGATGCCGTCCATGTGGGCGCCCACGATGTACATCTCGTCGGGTCGCGTGGTCCCGATCTTGGTGCAGTACACGTTCTGGCGCTCGCCGGGCGTGCTGGGTTGCGCGTTGAGTGCGCGCAGCCGCGCATCGCGCTGGGCCAATGAGTCATTGTTGACGCCGGTCCGGGCCCGGGTGCCCCTGGGCCGGCTGCCTCCGGCGCCAAATCGCGGAGTTGGGCGTTGCCCTTGCGGTGGGGCTCCGGCGGCGCCGGCCGGTCGTGGCGTGGGCGCCGGTGGGTTGTACTGATAGGTGAGGCGCTCGGTGTTCGTGCAGCCCGAACTCTTGAGCTGGGCTTCGATCCAGTCGAGCGCCTGACGATTGCGATCCGTGCCCTGACGGCGGTCGCCGAACTGCGTGAGGCCCTTGATCGTGGCCTTGTAGCGCTCGAGGTCGAGTCGGGCAACGAGCGTCTCGATCGGGTCGGTTGAGTCGGCGGCCGCCGGTCGGCCCTGTGTCAGGGCAGGGGACGGGACCATGGCGAGCAACGCGGCGCTCAGGGCTCGACGGACCACCATCTGCTTCATACAGGCTCCGGGAAAGTCGTCAGTCAGAAGTTAGCGGCGGACCCGACCACGGTTACCCCATCGCGCATTGCGACCGTCGGCGCTGCACGGGCGCTCGGCGCCAGCGGACGCGGACTGCGCCAGTGGGTCGGCCCGGCCCCGCGTGGCTTCACCGTGCCCCTTTCGCGAGCAGGTACCGCGTGCGAGCATCGGACTGCACACTGACACGTCCAGACACATGCTGAATCTGTTCGAGTATGAACGCGCCGCGCGGGAGCAGACGGACGCCGCGGCCTGGGGATACCTCGTCGGCGGAGCCAACGACGAAATCACGGTTGGTGACAATCGCCGAGCCTGGGACGAGATCGCCGTGCGGTATCGGACCATGGTGGACGTGACGACGCGCTCGCTCGCGACGACTGTCCTGGGCACGCCCGTGTCGCTGCCGGTGCTCATTGCGCCGACCGCGATGCAGAAGCTCGTGCATCCCGACGGTGAGCTGGGCATGGCGCGCGCGGCGGCGTTGGCCGAGACGCTGATGATCGTCAGCACCACGGCCACGATCGGGCTCGCGGACGTCGCGGCGGCGACGAGCGCGCCGAAGTGGTTCCAGGTCTACATCTATCAATCGAGGACGTATACGCAGCGGCTGGTCGAGCGAGCGGTGGAGGCAGGGTATCGCGCCCTCGTCCTTACGGTCGATGCGCCGATGCTGGGCCGTCGGGAGCGGGACATCCGCAACGCCTTCACGCTTCCATCGGGGCTCCACATCGCGAATGCCGAAATCGCGGGCATGGAAGCCGTGCCATCGGCCACCGGCGACGCGTCGGGGCTCATGCAACACTTCCGTGGCCTGCACGACCCATCGCTCACGCCGCGGGACATCGCATGGCTGCGCGAGATCAGCGGACTGCCGGTGGTGGTGAAGGGGATCGTGCGCGGCGACGACGCCGCGCGGGCCATCGATCACGGCGCGGCCGGGATCATCGTGTCGAACCACGGCGGTCGGCAACTCGACACGGCGATCGCCACGGCGCGTGCGCTCCCGGAGGTCGTGGCGGCCGCGAACGGTCGCGCCGAAGTCTACGTGGATGGTGGCATCCGTCGGGGGACCGACGTGCTCAAGGCCATCGCGTTAGGCGCGCGCGCCGTGCTCCTCGGCAGGCCGCCGGTGTGGGGACTCGCGGTCGGCGGTGCGGAGGGCGCCCGCCGCGTCCTCGATCTGTTGCGCAAGGAACTCGACCTGGCGATGGCGCTCGCCGGGTGCCGGACCCTCGACGAAATCACGCCCGACCTGATCGCCCGCTGAGGGGTTGATGTATCTTGCGGGTCGCTGCGGGGGGCGGTGGACGCCACCCTGTCTCCTTCACCGTGGGTGCACCTGATGTCGTTCGCTCGATCCGTACTCGCCGCCCTGTGCCTCGCGGCCTGCTCTCCCAACGATTCCTCCGCTCCCGTGCAGCCGGTCACCTCGCTCGAGTCTCAGGTCTGGGCATCGTCGCTCAACATCAACCTCGCGGCCATGACCAAGTTGCCGTCGGGGGTCTACATCCTCGATTCCGTCGTGGGTGGCGGGGCGGCGCTTGCCGGGACGCCGCAAGTGCGTGTGTACTACAACGGATTCCTGGCCAACGGGTCCAGGTTCGACGGCAACGTGGGAACGGGTACGCCAGCATCGTTCCCGCTTGGCGGTCTGATTCCCGGATGGAAGGTGGGGATGCAGGGCATGAAGGTCGGTGGCAAGCGACGACTCGTGATTCCCTCGTCGCAGGGCTACGGGACGGTGGCGAACGGGCCGATTCCGGCGAACTCGAACCTCGTCTTCGACATCGAGCTGGTCGGCATCAACTGAGCCGATCATGACGGAGCAACCGTTGTGGGCGCCGTCGCCCGCTCGGGTCGCAGGCTCGCAGCTCGTCGCGTTCCACGCGTACCTGCGAGATCGCGGCCTGGTCACGTGGGAGTATTCGTACGACGCACTTTGGCGATGGTCGGTGGCAGACCCGGCCGCGTTCTGGGGGGCGTTCTGGCGCTGGAGTGACATCATCGCGGCGCCGCGGGACGGTGAGCCGTGGCGCGAGGTCGTGTTGGGGCTCGACCGCATGGCGCCTCCCGACGCGCAGTCCGGCCCGCGGTGGTTCACCGACTCGCGACTCAACTACGCCGAACATCTGCTGCGGCGCCGAGATGCGCATGAGGCGATCGTCAGTTGGACGGAGCAGGGGCGCCGATCGGCGCTGACATACGCACAGCTTGCCGAGGCGGTGGCCGAGGTGGCGGCGGCGCTCCGCGTGCACGGGGTGGGCGCCGGGGATCGCGTCGCGGGCTACCTGCCGAACATTCCGGAGGCGGTGATCGCGATGCTGGCGACGGCGTCGATCGGCGCGGTGTGGTCGTCCTGCTCGCCCGATTTTGGTGTGCGCGGCGTGCTGGATCGTTTCGGGCAGATCGCGCCCCGCGTCCTTTTCGTGACCGATGGGTATCGCTACGCCGGCAAGGCCATCGACCTGCGGGCGCGGGTGCAGGAGGTGGCGGCGTCGATCCCGGCGGTGGAGCGGGTGGTGGTGGTGCCGTTTCTCTCCGAGGCACCGGCCGTGGAGGGGATCCGTGCGGCGGCGGTGTGGGGGGAATGGGTCGCGTCCGGGCACCGGGGGGCCCCCCCCGATAGCGAATCTACCGGCGATCCATCACGTCCGCGTCACGCCGCGCTCGCCTTCGAACGCCTCCCCTTCGATCACCCGCTCTTCATCATGTACTCGTCAGGCACCACCGGCCTCCCCAAGGCCATGGTGCATGGCGCTGGCGGCACGCTCCTCCAACACCTCAAGGAGCACCGCCTCCACGTCGACCTCACGCGCGACGACCGCCTCTTCTACTTCACCACCTGCGGCTGGATGATGTGGAACTGGCTGGTGAGCGCCCTCGCCGTCGGCGCGACCATCGTCCTCTATGACGGTGCGCCGCTGCACCGCGCCCTCCGACCCGGACACGGCGACGCCGACGCCGGACCCGACCTGCTCTGGCAGCTGGCCGAAGACGAACGGATCACCGTTTTCGGGACGAGTGCGAAGTACCTCGCACTCGCCGAGAAAGAAGGGCTCCGGCCCGGCCGCACCCGCGACCTCGGCGCGCTGCGTGCGGTCCTCTCCACCGGAAGCCCACTGGCGCCGCCCTCGTTCGACTACGTGTACCGCGACATCAAGGCCGATGTGCACCTCGCCTCGATCTCCGGCGGGACCGACATCATTTCGTGTTTCGCGTTAGGCGATCCGACCGGACCCGTCTGGCGCGGCGAACTGCAGGCGCGCGGCCTCGGCATGGCCGTGGAGGTGTTCGGTGCCGAGGGGCGCCCGGTCCGCGGTGAACCCGGGGAACTCGTGTGCACGCGTCCGTTCCCGTCGATGCCGGTGGCGTTCTGGAACGACCCCGATGGCGCGAAGTATCGCGCCGCGTACTTCGACGCCTGGCCCGGCGTCTGGCGCCATGGGGACTGGGCGGAACTCACGCCGCATGGAGGGCTCGTCATCACCGGCCGCAGTGACGCGACCCTCAACCCCGGTGGCGTGCGCATCGGTACCGCCGAACTCTATCGCCAGGTCGAACAACTTCCCGAGATCGTCGAGAGCATCGTCGTCGGACAGGAGATCGGCGACGCGCGTGACCCCGACGTTCGCATCGTGCTCTTCGTGCGATTGCGTGAAGGCCTCACGCTCGACGACGCCCTGCGCGAGCGCATCAGGGTGGCGATCCGCGCGAACACGAGTCCGCACCACGTGCCGAAGGTGATCGTGCAGGTCAGCGACATCCCGCGCACGATCTCGGGCAAGATCAGCGAACTGGCGGTCCGCGAAGTGATCCACGGTCGACCGGTGAAGAACACCGAAGCCCTGGCCAATCCGGCGTCGCTCGAGCTGTATCGCGACCTGCCGGCACTCAGACGTTAGCGAGCGTCCCAGGGGTCGGGCGCGTTGCGGCCCGGCGCGCGCTGCGAGTCGTGTGCGGCACGATCGCGCTCGCTGGACCTGGCGAGGCTCGAGCGAACCAGCCCCCGAGGCTACGCCGCAGGACCCGCCAGCCGCCGCCGGGCATCCAGCAGTTCCTGCGCGCGCTGCACCAGTCGCTCCATCGATGTCACGATCTCGCGCTCCCGTCGGGCGATGACCGTGCGCAGGATCACTCGCGACGACGCGTAGGCGGCCGCCGCGACGCCCACGAACGCCAGTGGCGCGACGGCGATCAGCGCCCCCTTGGACGCGGCCATGACGGCGCCGAACGCGGCGCCCCCGAGCCCGCCACCCGCACCGCCCGTCACGCCCCAAACGATGCCGTGCGACATCTGGCGCAGGTCTTCATACGCGCGCAACGTCGTTCGCCCTCCCCGTGAGGTCACCGACACCTGCAGCCGGCGTGGAGAGCTCTCCGACCACGACGACTGCTGCGACGTGAACGTGAGGGTGCGACCCACCGTGCTCACGCTCCCGAAGACGCCGAGGCTCCGCCGCATCTCGTCGACGATCTCCTCGAGTTCCTCCTCGGTGAGATCGCCCTCGAGCACCGCCTCGTATTCGAGCTTCGTGCGCGCGCCGAGCCAGCGGTTGACCGGCTCCGACATCATCGCCCCGGGTCGCACGCGCAAGGTGGTCTCAGGCCGACCAGCGCGCTCGGCGAGAGCACGCTCCACATAGCGCGCATCGATGCCCGCCTGCTCGGCGGCTTCGCGCACCTGGTCGAGTCGGTAGCCCGTCGTCCCGGCGCTGGCGTCGGCCTCGCTCCGCATGGGCACTGGCGGCGGCGCCTCGCGTCCCGTGTACTCCTGCAGCAGCGCCGCGCGCTCCCACACCGCGGCGGCCGCTGCACTCGAAAGACGCGGCTGCGCGGCTGAGACCTGCGTACCGATCCCGGCCAGGGCGCCGCTCAGTGCCAGGCCGGCCTGCGCGGCGGACTCGTACCGGCGATGCGGATCGCGCGCCAGCAACCGATCGACGACCGCGGCGAGCGATGCCGGCACGTCGGGCGCCACGGTGGACAGCGCCGGCGCGTGAGACATCACGTGAGCCACCAGCACAGCCGATGGCGCCGCGTGTTCGAAGGGAAAGCGACCGGAGAGCATGTAGAACGCCAGGACGCCCAGCGAATACAGGTCGCTGCGGCCATCGATCGTTTGGCCGGCCACCTGTTCCGGGCTCATGTAGTGCACCGTCCCCAGCACTGTCCCCGTGGCGGTCATCGGCGCCGCCTCGGCGAGGCGCGCGATCCCGAAATCGGTCACCATCGCTCGGCCCTGATGCGGGTCGAGCAGGATGTTCTCTGCCTTCACGTCGCGGTGGATCACCCCTCGCCCGTGCGCATAGCCGAGCGCGTCCGCAACGTCGGCAAGGATCGCGATCGTCTCCGCGGGCGAGAATGGTCCCTGACGCATCCGTTGAGCCACGGACGGACCATCAACCAACCCCATGACGAAGTACACGATCTCCTGTGCCTGCTCGGCGCGGTGGATCGGGACGATGTTCGGATGCGAAAGCGAGGCCGCGGTGCGCGCCTCGCGCAGGAAGCGTTCACGCACCACGTCGTCGAACGCGAGGTGCGCCGGGAGTGTCTTGATCGCGACCCGTCGATCGAGCGTGATGTCGCGGGCCAGGAACACCATGCCCATCCCGCCGCGGCCGATCTCGCGCTCGACTTCGTACTGGCCTGCCAACGCTTCTCGAAGACGGGTCAATTCCCAGGTGTGCGACATGGCGGGACGGTAGCGTGACGAATCGGCGGCGGAACGGCGCAACGGAACTACGGCAGTCCGGCACCCACTGATTCGCTTCGAGCGGTCCGGACAGCGGCGCGAACGAGGTCAAGGAAGGCCCGCACCACGGGATTGCTGTTGTCTGCCCGACGTGCGGCGTCGATGTGCGTGGTCGCGCCCGGCCCGGCAATCGGAAAGTAGCGCACGCCGCGCCAGCCCATCTTGCGCACCGACGACGGAATGATCGTGACCCCCATTCCGGCCTCGACCAGGGACACGGTGGTGTAGAGCTCGCGGCTGACCTGCCGAATGCCGGGCGTGAAACCGGCCGCGGTGCACAGGGACAGCACCTGCGCGTGGAGCCCGGGGGCCAGGTCGCTCGGGAAAAGCACAAAGTCCTGCGTGGCAAGTTCCTTGAGCACCAGGCGCCGCCGGGTCGCGAGCGGGTGTCGGCGACTGACGGCGATCATGAGGGGCTCGGTCATGACGGTTTCGGTCACGAGCATGGGGTCCGGCGGGGGCTGCCGGAGGAAGCCGACGTCGAGTTCGCCGCTGCGGAGGGCGGCGAGTTGTGGCCCGGTCGCCAGTTCGCGCAGTTCGAGATGCACGCCGGGGAACTGTTCGCGGAACCGGCGGATGATGCGCGGCAGGGCGAGAAACATGACGGACGCGGCGAACGCGACCGACAGGGTTCCGGTCTCCCCACGTGCGGCGCGGCGCGCGGCGGTCGCGGCCTCACGGACGTCGCGCAGGACGCGACGGGCGTCGCCGAGGAGTTGGGCGCCGGCGGGGGTGAGGGCGACGTGCCGGCGGGATCGCTCGAGCAGGCGCACGCCGAGGGCCTTCTCGAGCGCCTGGATCTGCTGGCTGAGCGGCGGCTGGGCGATGCCGAGCCGGCTGGCGGCCCGTCCGAAGTGGAGTTCTTCGGCGACCGCGACGAAGTATCGGAGGTGTCGGAGTTCGAAGCTCATGATACGCGAACGATATCACACAATGCCTGGCGATATATTGGACATTCATTGATGCCGCGTGAATCATGAAGGCATCCCGCTGACCCCTGACCCCGTCCATGACTTCGACCCTGCCTTCGCCCGAGACGGTGCATGACGCCTTCCCGATCAACGGGACCGACTATGTCGAGTTCTGGGTCGGCAACGCCAAGCAGGTCTCGCACTTCTACCGCTCGGCCTTCGGGTTCGAACTGGTGGCCTATCGCGGCCCGGAGACCGGTGTGCGCGATCGCGCGAGCTACCTGCTCGTGCAGGACAAGCTGCGCTTCGTCTTCACGACGCCGCTCACCACGGACGGCGCGATCGCCGACCACGTGCGACGACACGGCGACGGCGTGCGCGACATTGCGTTCTGGGTCGACGATGCGCGGGAGGCCTACGCGACGGCGATCGCGCGCGGCGCCCGCTCGGCCCAGGAGCCGGTGGCGAGCCGCGACGAACACGGCGAGGTCGTGGTCGCCGGGATCTGCACGTACGGCGACACCGTGCACTCGATCGTCGAACGCCGGAACTACCGCGGTCTGTTCATGCCGGGCTTCGTGCCGGTGAGCTCGCCTTATGCGCCGTCACCGGTGGGCCTCAAGTACGTCGACCACTGCGTCGGCAACGTCGAGTTGGGCAAGATGAACGTCTGGGTGGACTTCTACGCCTCGGTCCTCGGGTTCCACAACCTGCTCACGTTCGACGACAAGGACATCTCCACCGAGTATTCGGCGCTGATGTCGAAGGTGATGTCGAATGGGAACGGGCGGATCAAGTTCCCGATCAACGAACCGGCGGCGGGCAAGAAGAAGTCACAGATCGACGAGTACCTCGACTTCTACGGTGGTCCGGGCGTCCAGCACATCGCCGTCGCCACCGACGACATCATCGGTACCGTTCGGGCGCTCAAGGCGCGCGGGATCGAGTTCCTGCGGACACCCGAGACCTACTATCACGACCTGCTCGATCGCGTCGGAACGATCGACGAGAACGTCGCTCCACTGCGCGAGCTGGGCATCCTCGTGGACCGCGACGATGAGGGGTACCTGCTGCAGATCTTCACCAAGCCGGTGCAGGATCGTCCCACGCTGTTCTACGAGATCATCCAGCGAAAGGGTGCGAAGAGCTTTGGCAAGGGCAACTTCAAGGCGCTCTTCGAGTCGATCGAGCGGGAGCAGGCACTGAGAGGAAACCTGTAGCGGCGGACGCAGGACGCGCGGACGGAGGGGCCCAGCCGCCGCGACCTTCGCCCGACCCTCTGTCCAGGCGTCCGCCCGTCCGTCGATCCGTCCACACGTTCACTCGTCCATCAGGATGCCGATCTACCACACGTTAGGCACCATCCCCCGCAAGCGCCACATCGTCTTCCGTCGCCCGGACGGTGGGCTGTACGCCGAGGAGTTGATGGGGCACGAGGGGTTCACCGGGACGTCGTCCCTCCTGTATCACGTCCATCCTCCGACCACCGTGAAGTCGGCGCGCAGGGTGCGCGACGTGGTATGGGAGGCTGATGAGTCCACGTCGCTTCGACACCGCCACTTTCGCACCGCCCGTTCGGCCAAGGGGGGCAGCCCAACGCTCGACCGCATCCCGATGCTCTTCAACAAGGACATCGCGATGCTCTATGTCGAGCCGACCATCGTCGATGCGCACCACTACCGCAACTCACAGGCTGACGAAGTCGTGTACGTCGCCGAGGGGTCGGGGGTGCTCGAGTCCGTGTTTGGCGATCTGCCGTACCAGCCGGGGGACTACGTCGTCATCCACCGCAACATCCTCCACCGGTGGCGGCTCGATCCGGGCGTGGCGCAGAAGTTCGTGGTGTTTGAGAGCGCGGGGCACGTGCGGTGGCCGCGGCGCTATCTCAACGACGTCGGCCAGCTCGTCGAAGGCGCGCCGTTCTCCGAGCGTGACATCCGCCGTCCGTCGGCGCTCGCGCCGCACGATGAGCGCGGCGACTTCCCGCTCCTCGTGAAGCAGTATGGCGCGCTCAACGAGCTGATCCTCGACCACCATCCGATCGATGTCGTCGGATGGGATGGCCATTTCTATCCCTGGGCGTTCAACATCCACGACTTCGAGCCGATCGTCGGGCGCATTCACCAGCCGCCGCCGGTGCACCAGACGTTCCAGGGCGATGGTTTCGTCATCTGCTCGTTCTGCCCGCGGCCGTACGACTTTGATCCGCAGGCAGTGCCCGCGCCGTACAACCACTCGAACGTCGATTCCGACGAGGTGCTGTTCTACGCGTCGAGTGAGTTCATGAGTCGCAAGGGCATCGAGTACGGATCGGTCACACACCACCCGGACGGCCTGCCGCACGGCCCGCACCCCGGCCGCGCCGAAGCGAGCATCGGTGCGACGTATACCAACGAGCTGGCGGTCATGATGGACTCCTTCCGGCCGCTCAAGGTCGCGAAGCTTGCCATGGAGTTCGAGGATCACGCGTACCATCAGAGCTGGCTGGAACAGCAGCACGCCGCGTTCAACCCGCCAACGTCGTAGCCTCGACTCCCGGCTCCACGGCCCATCCTCCCGCAGCGTCGCTGAGACTCCCATGCGCCTTGCCTCGCGGTGCGTCCGCGTTCCGATCATCCTGGCGCTCCTCGCCCCTGTTGCCCTCGCGGCGCAGGGGCGAGATGCATTTCTCCCGCGCGCTCGCCGCCTGATGCGTGAGGCACCGTTCATCGACACGCACAACGACCTGCCGTGGATGTCGTACCAGCGGTCACGGTACGACCTCGAGCGCTACGATCCCGATCGGCCATTGCCTGACCTCGACACGGACCTGCCACGCGCCGTGAAAGGGGGCGTTGGCGGACAGTTCTGGGCGGCGTTCGTGCCTTCTGCCTACGAGGGAAAAGGCGCCGGGACCATGGTGCTCGAACAGATCGACATGATCCACCGGATGATCGCGCGGTCGCCGCGACTCGCGTTCGCGTCGACCGCGGACGAGGTCGTGCGCATCCACCGGCGCCGGAAGATCGCGTCCCTCATCGGCATCGAGGGCGGCCACGCCATCGACAACTCGCTCGGGGTGCTGCGGCAGAGCTACGCGTTAGGCGTGCGCTACATGACGCTCACCCACGGGTCGACGACCGCGTGGGCGGACGCGTCCACCGATGCGCCCCGGCACAGCGGACTCAGTGCGTTCGGCGAGGACGTCGTCCGCGAGATGAATCGGCTGGGCATGATGGTCGACCTCTCGCACGTCTCGGACGGCGTGATGAGCGATGTCGCGCGGATCAGCGAAGCGCCGCTCTTCTTCAGCCATTCCTCCGTCCGCGCCCTCGCCGACCACCCGAGAAACGTGCCCGACTCGATCCTTCGGCTCGTGAAACAGAAGGACGGCGTGGTCATGGTCAACGCCTATCCCGCGTTCGTGGACTCCACGGGCGCGCGGCTCATGCGTGACGTGTTCGAGGTGGAGCGACGCCTGCGCGCGGAGTTCGCAGACGATCAGGCGAAGGCCGACTCGGCGTTCGGCGTCTACATCAACAACGTGCCCGGAACCACCCTCGAGCGTTACGTCGACCACATCGAGTACATCATCCGGTTCATCGGGATCGACCACGTGGGCATCGGCGCCGATCTCGGCGCCCTCGAGCAGCACCCCAGGGGCCTCGACGACATCTCGATGTTCCCGAACGTGGTCGCGGAGCTGCTCCGCCGCGGGTACACGGATGCACAGGTGAAGCGGGTGATGGGTGGAAACCTGCTGCGCGTGATGCGGAAGACGGAAGCGACCGCGCGTCGCCTCCAGCGCACCGGCAAGCCACTGACGACTCGCCTCGAGGGGTCAGGCGTCGTTCCGTAGGCCGACGCTCGGGACATGGACCGCCGAACGGAGCCGGGGGCCCGAAATCGTGCGCACCAGGCGGCTCGGTGGCTCCGTGAGCGTCGTCTCGAGCGGCAGCTCTCCACCGGGCCCCACTGCGTGGTGCGGGCACGACGCCTGGCGAGGGGGCGCTGGCCCACGCCTTGGATGCGCGCCGTGCGCGTGCCCTGGTCCACCAGGTCGCGTTCGCTCACCCGGATACGGTTCCCTGCCGCACGGATCCTCGTGAAGCGCACGCCGAGCCGAGGGGTACTTGCGTACAGTAACCGGCATATGTAGAATAACGACCGTGCAGCGACTCACCCGCACGATGACGCGCGCGCTTGCCGCATTCCTTGAGGCCCCGAGGGGCTGGCGGTACGGCTACGACCTCATGAAGGTCGCCGACCTCTCGTCAGGCACGCTGTACCCGCTCCTGGCGCGCCTGACCGAAGACGGATGGCTCGAGTCGCGATGGGAAGAGTCCGAGTTCCCG
Proteins encoded in this window:
- a CDS encoding homogentisate 1,2-dioxygenase, encoding MPIYHTLGTIPRKRHIVFRRPDGGLYAEELMGHEGFTGTSSLLYHVHPPTTVKSARRVRDVVWEADESTSLRHRHFRTARSAKGGSPTLDRIPMLFNKDIAMLYVEPTIVDAHHYRNSQADEVVYVAEGSGVLESVFGDLPYQPGDYVVIHRNILHRWRLDPGVAQKFVVFESAGHVRWPRRYLNDVGQLVEGAPFSERDIRRPSALAPHDERGDFPLLVKQYGALNELILDHHPIDVVGWDGHFYPWAFNIHDFEPIVGRIHQPPPVHQTFQGDGFVICSFCPRPYDFDPQAVPAPYNHSNVDSDEVLFYASSEFMSRKGIEYGSVTHHPDGLPHGPHPGRAEASIGATYTNELAVMMDSFRPLKVAKLAMEFEDHAYHQSWLEQQHAAFNPPTS
- a CDS encoding dipeptidase encodes the protein MRLASRCVRVPIILALLAPVALAAQGRDAFLPRARRLMREAPFIDTHNDLPWMSYQRSRYDLERYDPDRPLPDLDTDLPRAVKGGVGGQFWAAFVPSAYEGKGAGTMVLEQIDMIHRMIARSPRLAFASTADEVVRIHRRRKIASLIGIEGGHAIDNSLGVLRQSYALGVRYMTLTHGSTTAWADASTDAPRHSGLSAFGEDVVREMNRLGMMVDLSHVSDGVMSDVARISEAPLFFSHSSVRALADHPRNVPDSILRLVKQKDGVVMVNAYPAFVDSTGARLMRDVFEVERRLRAEFADDQAKADSAFGVYINNVPGTTLERYVDHIEYIIRFIGIDHVGIGADLGALEQHPRGLDDISMFPNVVAELLRRGYTDAQVKRVMGGNLLRVMRKTEATARRLQRTGKPLTTRLEGSGVVP
- a CDS encoding helix-turn-helix transcriptional regulator, which gives rise to MTRALAAFLEAPRGWRYGYDLMKVADLSSGTLYPLLARLTEDGWLESRWEESEFPGKPPRQLYRLTATGRAQARRALERAHASWLPAPSARET